The window CAGGGCGCGCAGGCGCTGGTCGGCAACGGCGGAGCCGAGGGTGAGGGTCTCCTCCAGGCGGCCCGCGTGCCGGCAGGCGGTGAGCACGGCCTTGGACCGGGCGGGCTCGACGCCGGCACGGTGCCACTCCCAGGACGGGATGCGCAGCCAGGTCGCGGCGTCGGGCGGCACCATCATTCCCGCCGGGGCCGGGCCGGGCGCGGGGTCGCCGAAGCGGCGCACCAGCTCCCGCCAGGACGCGCGGGCCTGCCGGCCGGTCACCTTCTGCTCGAGGATGCAGGGGACGAGGACCTCGACCAGCAGGTCGGACCGGGGAATCCGCCAGCCCGGGTTGCGGGCCGCGGCGTCGCGCAGGACGGGATGGACCGGGACGAACCCCTCGGCGTCGTCGTCCTCGCCGCACAGCCGCGGGATCCGGTCGAGCAGCCACTCGGCGCCGGGCCCCCACGCCGCGCCGACGACGGTCGTGGTGCCCCGCCGCAGGGCGAGGCGGAGGGTGCCGGGCCCTTCCGGGGTGCGGACGGCCCGCCAGATCGCGTTGTCCGCGTCGACCCGGTAGGCCGGATCGCCCGCGCCACGCCGGAGCGGTCCGAGCGTGCGGTGCAGGTCCAGCGGACGGCTCGACCGCCACTCCCGCTCCGCGCCCGACACACGCCGAGTCTGCCCGACGTCCGGACCTCCAAGGCACGCTCCGTAGACTCCGGCAGCGAAGTCGGCCACCCGAC of the Sporichthya polymorpha DSM 43042 genome contains:
- a CDS encoding DNA-3-methyladenine glycosylase family protein, with product MSGAEREWRSSRPLDLHRTLGPLRRGAGDPAYRVDADNAIWRAVRTPEGPGTLRLALRRGTTTVVGAAWGPGAEWLLDRIPRLCGEDDDAEGFVPVHPVLRDAAARNPGWRIPRSDLLVEVLVPCILEQKVTGRQARASWRELVRRFGDPAPGPAPAGMMVPPDAATWLRIPSWEWHRAGVEPARSKAVLTACRHAGRLEETLTLGSAVADQRLRAL